From Streptomyces zhihengii, the proteins below share one genomic window:
- a CDS encoding dTDP-4-dehydrorhamnose 3,5-epimerase family protein produces MEVRELAVEGAVEFTPTVFPDERGLFVSPFQSAAFEKAVGHRHFRAAQTNHSRSARGVVRGIHYTATPPGTTKYVYCARGSALDIVVDIRVGSPTYGKWDAVLMDQVDFRAMYFPVGVGHAFVALEDDTVMSYMLTSSYVAADELALSFHDPELGLPLPEGTEPVMSARDLAAPTLAEARAAGLLPDYAACRALSR; encoded by the coding sequence ATGGAAGTACGCGAACTCGCCGTCGAGGGAGCCGTGGAGTTCACCCCGACCGTCTTCCCCGACGAACGCGGCCTGTTCGTCTCGCCGTTCCAGTCGGCGGCGTTCGAGAAGGCGGTGGGACACCGGCACTTCCGGGCGGCGCAGACCAACCACAGCCGCTCCGCGCGGGGAGTCGTCCGCGGCATCCACTACACCGCGACACCGCCGGGCACCACCAAGTACGTGTACTGCGCGCGCGGCTCCGCGCTCGACATCGTCGTCGACATCCGCGTCGGCTCCCCGACCTACGGGAAGTGGGACGCGGTGCTGATGGACCAGGTCGACTTCCGGGCGATGTACTTCCCCGTCGGCGTCGGCCACGCCTTCGTGGCGCTGGAGGACGACACCGTCATGTCCTACATGCTGACCAGCAGCTACGTGGCCGCCGACGAACTGGCGCTCTCCTTCCACGACCCGGAGCTGGGGCTGCCCCTCCCGGAGGGGACCGAGCCCGTCATGTCCGCGCGCGACCTCGCCGCGCCGACCCTCGCCGAGGCCCGCGCGGCGGGCCTGCTGCCCGACTACGCGGCCTGCCGGGCCCTTTCCCGGTGA
- a CDS encoding NAD(P)/FAD-dependent oxidoreductase — protein sequence MSSTLHGVPDEYDVIVIGGGPAGSTTAGLLAKRGHRVLVLDRERFPRYHVGESLIPAFMRPMEELGITERMDARGFERKYGGTLVWGNAQIPWNFSFIEGGSHEYAYHTRRADMDSLILDRARELGAFILEEATVKEPIETDGRVTGVRYTLRGTDGSHEARAKLVIDASGQARLLSRRYADITWHEELRNVAVWTYFDNCERLGGDEYTNILIEGLDEGWFWAIPIDKGTVSVGYVTRSADAGKDGQSLEDLFKSEVEKSTKLKKMLAGANQSAGWRTARDWSYTSQSFNGNGWVCVGDSAAFVDPLFSTGVALATLAGSTLAKIVDQIIQHPEIEEQALKRYVTAYRAFFDEIRVFVERFYDRSKYKEFYHSLASEMVDPDRERTPSSNFVQLISGLSGKHPMLTLQIDDLIGQPAGTAEAAES from the coding sequence ATGTCGTCGACTCTTCACGGAGTACCTGACGAATACGACGTCATCGTCATCGGTGGTGGGCCGGCCGGCTCGACCACCGCGGGACTTCTCGCGAAGCGCGGACACCGCGTCCTCGTCCTCGACCGCGAGCGGTTCCCCCGCTACCACGTCGGTGAATCCCTCATCCCGGCCTTCATGCGCCCCATGGAGGAGCTGGGCATCACCGAGCGCATGGACGCCCGCGGCTTCGAGCGCAAGTACGGCGGCACGCTCGTCTGGGGCAACGCCCAGATCCCGTGGAACTTCTCGTTCATCGAGGGCGGCAGCCACGAGTACGCGTACCACACCCGCCGGGCCGACATGGACTCGCTGATCCTCGACCGCGCCCGTGAACTGGGCGCGTTCATCCTCGAAGAGGCCACCGTCAAGGAGCCCATCGAGACCGACGGCCGCGTCACCGGCGTGCGCTACACACTGCGCGGCACCGACGGCTCCCACGAGGCCCGCGCCAAGCTGGTCATCGACGCCTCGGGCCAGGCCCGTCTCCTCAGCCGCCGCTACGCCGACATCACCTGGCACGAGGAGCTCCGCAACGTCGCCGTCTGGACGTACTTCGACAACTGCGAGCGCCTCGGCGGCGACGAGTACACCAACATCCTCATCGAGGGCCTCGACGAGGGCTGGTTCTGGGCCATCCCGATCGACAAGGGCACCGTCAGCGTCGGTTACGTGACCCGCTCCGCGGACGCCGGCAAGGACGGCCAGTCGCTGGAGGACCTCTTCAAGAGCGAGGTGGAGAAGTCCACCAAGCTGAAGAAGATGCTCGCGGGCGCCAACCAGTCGGCCGGCTGGCGCACGGCCCGCGACTGGTCGTACACCAGCCAGAGCTTCAACGGCAACGGCTGGGTCTGCGTCGGCGACTCCGCCGCCTTCGTCGACCCGCTGTTCTCCACCGGTGTCGCGCTGGCCACCCTGGCCGGCAGCACCCTGGCGAAGATCGTCGACCAGATCATCCAGCACCCGGAGATCGAGGAGCAGGCGCTCAAGCGGTACGTCACCGCCTACCGGGCGTTCTTCGACGAGATCCGCGTCTTCGTCGAGCGGTTCTACGACCGGTCGAAGTACAAGGAGTTCTACCACAGCCTCGCCTCGGAGATGGTCGACCCCGACCGCGAGCGCACGCCCTCCTCGAACTTCGTGCAGCTCATCTCCGGCCTGAGCGGCAAGCACCCGATGCTCACGCTCCAGATCGACGACCTGATCGGGCAGCCCGCCGGGACGGCCGAGGCCGCGGAGAGCTGA
- a CDS encoding NAD(P)/FAD-dependent oxidoreductase: protein MPRKETKKTPENQYDVAILGSGMAGGMLGAVLARNGVKVLLLDAGTHPRFAVGESTIPYTSGMTRLIADRYKVPELKALSSFKGIRKEVSRNCGQKQNFGFVYHREGRSQNPSEVNQLVVPSAIRTETHLFRQDIDAYLFHLAVKYGAVPQLATRIADIEIDPDSGAVLRTESGKEFRASYVVDGSGFRSPLAEKFDLRETPTRARTHSRSMFTHMVGVKPYDRSPNGRNHKQPNPWHHGTLHHVFDGGWLWVIPFDNHEDSLNPLCSVGLTYDPRVFPKGDATPEQEFDDFLKRYPEIAWQFQGAKAVRPWVSTGRLQYSAKQVVGERFCLTSHAAGFIDALYSRGLTNTMELVNALGWRLIAASRDGDWSLERFSYLENLQQGLFDFHDNLVYSSFVGFRDYELWNAVNRTWMLGTMLGNVMLEDAYYRFDTTGDEKVFLDLEQSKHPGSPLPVSAGFNEMGILARDLCESVEEGTIAPGDAAKRILKHIENADFISPSFRLGEESTRCFAMSPAKMAMNAVWSRREAPPEIGPRMINASKGLVRTRFRG, encoded by the coding sequence GTGCCGCGCAAGGAAACGAAGAAGACACCCGAGAACCAGTACGACGTGGCGATCCTCGGCAGCGGCATGGCCGGCGGCATGCTGGGCGCGGTCCTCGCCCGCAACGGCGTCAAGGTCCTGCTGCTCGACGCGGGCACCCACCCCCGCTTCGCGGTGGGCGAGTCGACGATCCCGTACACGTCCGGCATGACGAGGCTGATCGCCGACCGCTACAAGGTCCCCGAGCTGAAGGCCCTCTCCAGCTTCAAGGGCATCCGCAAGGAGGTCTCCCGCAACTGCGGGCAGAAGCAGAACTTCGGCTTCGTCTACCACCGCGAGGGCCGCTCCCAGAACCCGTCCGAGGTGAACCAGCTCGTCGTGCCCTCGGCCATCAGGACCGAGACCCACCTCTTCCGGCAGGACATCGACGCCTACCTCTTCCACCTGGCCGTGAAGTACGGGGCGGTGCCCCAGCTCGCCACCCGGATCGCGGACATCGAGATCGACCCGGACAGCGGCGCGGTGCTGCGCACCGAGAGCGGCAAGGAGTTCCGGGCGAGCTACGTCGTCGACGGCAGCGGCTTCCGCTCGCCGCTGGCCGAGAAGTTCGACCTGCGGGAGACGCCCACCCGGGCGCGCACCCACTCGCGCAGCATGTTCACGCACATGGTCGGCGTGAAGCCGTACGACCGCTCGCCCAACGGACGGAACCACAAGCAGCCCAACCCCTGGCACCACGGCACCCTGCACCACGTCTTCGACGGCGGCTGGCTGTGGGTCATCCCGTTCGACAACCACGAGGACTCGCTGAACCCGCTGTGCAGCGTGGGTCTCACCTACGACCCGCGGGTCTTCCCCAAGGGCGACGCCACCCCCGAGCAGGAGTTCGACGACTTCCTGAAGCGGTACCCGGAGATCGCCTGGCAGTTCCAGGGCGCCAAGGCGGTCCGGCCGTGGGTGTCCACGGGCCGGCTCCAGTACTCGGCCAAGCAGGTCGTGGGGGAGCGGTTCTGCCTCACCTCCCACGCGGCCGGATTCATCGACGCCCTCTACTCCCGCGGCCTGACCAACACCATGGAGCTGGTCAACGCCCTCGGCTGGCGGCTGATCGCCGCCTCCCGCGACGGCGACTGGTCGCTGGAGCGCTTCTCCTACCTGGAGAACCTCCAGCAGGGGCTGTTCGACTTCCACGACAACCTGGTCTACAGCTCGTTCGTCGGCTTCCGCGACTACGAGCTGTGGAACGCGGTCAACCGCACCTGGATGCTCGGCACGATGCTCGGCAACGTGATGCTGGAGGACGCCTACTACCGGTTCGACACCACCGGCGACGAGAAGGTCTTCCTCGACCTGGAGCAGAGCAAGCACCCCGGCTCCCCGCTCCCGGTCAGTGCCGGATTCAACGAGATGGGAATTCTCGCGCGGGATCTCTGTGAATCCGTGGAAGAGGGGACCATCGCTCCGGGAGACGCGGCGAAGCGTATTCTCAAGCACATCGAGAACGCCGACTTCATTTCGCCCTCGTTCCGCCTCGGCGAGGAGTCGACCCGCTGCTTCGCCATGAGTCCGGCCAAGATGGCGATGAATGCCGTCTGGTCGCGCAGGGAGGCGCCGCCGGAGATCGGGCCGCGCATGATCAACGCCAGCAAGGGCCTGGTCAGGACGCGCTTCCGCGGCTGA
- the rfbB gene encoding dTDP-glucose 4,6-dehydratase: MRILVTGGAGFIGSAYVRAMLRGEYPGYEDAHVTVLDLLTYAGNRGNLPAAHPRMTFVRGDVCDAPLLLDLLPGHDAVVHFAAESHVDRSLSAPAAFVRTNVAGTQTLLEACLHAEVPRVLHVSTDEVYGSIDDGSWTEGWPLDPSSPYAATKAGSDLIASAYWHSHGLDVSVTRCSNNYGPHQHPEKLIPLFTTRLLAGESVPLYGDGTNVREWIHVDDHCRALQLVLAKGRAGEVYHVGGGTPRTNRQVTERLLALCGAGPGRVRPVADRKGHDRRYSLDGTKLREELGFEPAVPFEQGLAETVAWYRDHPGWWDAEDRRAR, encoded by the coding sequence ATGAGAATTCTCGTGACCGGCGGTGCCGGGTTCATCGGCTCGGCCTACGTCCGCGCCATGCTCAGGGGCGAGTACCCGGGCTACGAGGACGCCCATGTCACCGTGCTCGACCTGCTCACCTACGCCGGCAACCGCGGCAACCTGCCCGCCGCGCACCCCCGGATGACGTTCGTCCGGGGGGACGTCTGCGACGCGCCGCTCCTGCTCGACCTGCTGCCCGGGCACGACGCGGTGGTGCACTTCGCCGCCGAGTCCCATGTCGACCGGTCGCTGTCCGCCCCCGCCGCGTTCGTGCGGACCAACGTGGCCGGCACCCAGACGCTGCTGGAGGCGTGCCTGCACGCCGAGGTGCCCCGGGTGCTCCATGTCTCCACGGACGAGGTGTACGGCTCCATCGACGACGGCTCGTGGACCGAGGGGTGGCCGCTGGACCCGAGTTCGCCCTACGCGGCGACCAAGGCGGGCAGCGATCTGATCGCGAGCGCCTACTGGCACTCCCACGGCCTGGACGTGTCCGTGACCCGGTGCTCCAACAACTACGGGCCCCACCAGCACCCGGAGAAGCTCATCCCGCTCTTCACCACCCGGCTGCTGGCCGGGGAGAGCGTGCCGCTCTACGGCGACGGCACCAACGTGCGGGAGTGGATCCACGTCGACGACCACTGCCGGGCGCTCCAGCTCGTCCTGGCCAAGGGCCGCGCCGGCGAGGTGTACCACGTCGGCGGCGGTACGCCGCGGACCAACCGGCAGGTCACCGAACGGCTGCTGGCCCTCTGCGGGGCCGGCCCCGGCCGGGTCCGCCCGGTCGCCGACCGCAAGGGCCACGACCGGCGTTACTCGCTGGACGGGACCAAACTCCGCGAGGAGCTGGGCTTCGAGCCCGCCGTGCCCTTCGAGCAGGGCCTCGCCGAGACGGTGGCCTGGTACCGGGACCACCCCGGCTGGTGGGACGCGGAGGACCGCCGGGCCCGGTGA
- a CDS encoding glucose-1-phosphate thymidylyltransferase codes for MKALVLAGGTGTRLRPFSHTMPKQLIPVANKPVLVHILQDLRAQGLTEVGIVVGGYAEDIAEALGDGRALGLRITYLPQDAPRGLAHGVAVAREFLGDDDFVMYLGDNMLPQGIGGVLDDFRAHRTPARLAVQPVADPRAFGVAELDAERRVVRVVEKPARPRSDLALIGVYVFTARIHEAVAAIGPSARGELEITDAVQWLIDRGHDVRASRHTGYWRDMGSVDDMLECNREMLRTLVPEVAGTVDDSSRITGAVRIGAGSRVAGSTITGPVCIGRGTVVEGSVIGPDTAVGDGCVVTGSEVSYSIVLDAATVDGVEGLHGSVIGRAAQVTSAGPERRHRLMVGDHASVRLQTT; via the coding sequence GTGAAGGCCCTCGTCCTCGCGGGCGGCACCGGCACCCGGCTGCGGCCGTTCAGCCACACCATGCCCAAGCAGCTCATCCCGGTGGCCAACAAGCCCGTGCTGGTGCACATCCTCCAGGACCTGCGGGCGCAGGGCCTCACCGAGGTCGGGATCGTGGTCGGGGGCTACGCCGAGGACATCGCCGAGGCGCTCGGCGACGGCCGCGCGCTCGGCCTGCGGATCACCTACCTCCCGCAGGACGCGCCCCGGGGCCTGGCCCACGGGGTGGCCGTCGCCCGGGAGTTCCTCGGCGACGACGACTTCGTGATGTACCTCGGCGACAACATGCTGCCGCAGGGCATCGGCGGCGTCCTCGACGACTTCCGGGCCCACCGCACCCCCGCGCGGCTCGCCGTCCAGCCGGTCGCCGACCCGCGCGCCTTCGGTGTCGCCGAACTCGACGCCGAGCGGCGGGTGGTGCGCGTCGTGGAGAAGCCGGCCAGGCCGCGCAGCGACCTGGCGCTGATCGGGGTGTACGTCTTCACGGCGCGCATCCACGAGGCCGTCGCCGCGATCGGGCCGAGCGCCCGCGGCGAGCTGGAGATCACCGACGCCGTCCAGTGGCTGATCGACCGCGGGCACGACGTCCGCGCCTCCCGGCACACCGGCTACTGGCGGGACATGGGCAGCGTCGACGACATGCTGGAGTGCAACCGCGAGATGCTGCGCACCCTCGTCCCCGAGGTGGCGGGCACGGTCGACGACAGCAGCCGCATCACCGGCGCCGTCCGGATCGGGGCCGGCAGCCGGGTGGCCGGCTCGACCATCACCGGCCCCGTCTGCATCGGCCGGGGCACCGTCGTCGAGGGCAGCGTCATCGGCCCCGACACCGCCGTCGGCGACGGCTGCGTGGTGACCGGCTCCGAGGTCTCGTACTCCATCGTGCTCGACGCGGCGACAGTCGACGGCGTCGAGGGGCTGCACGGTTCGGTGATCGGCCGGGCGGCCCAGGTGACGTCGGCCGGACCGGAACGCCGGCACCGGCTGATGGTCGGCGACCACGCCAGCGTGCGCCTCCAGACCACCTGA
- a CDS encoding cation:proton antiporter domain-containing protein codes for MSSHQITLLFIDLGLILFLARALGHLAARVNQPAVVGEIVAGILLGPTLFNGAISDLLFPADIRPLLTGMADVGVALFMFTVGMELDRATLRGRSRVTGGAATGSTVIPFLLGIGLAFYLMRTHEVTNTAAFVVFIGLSVSVTAFPVLARILTERALSRTTIGGIALATAASVDVVAWTALAAVQASVGSGGEHWRVALAVPYVLVTLFVVRPLLRRVFVRNGEAVPFAPWHVALVLIGVLLSAAATEAMGMHFIFGAFLFGTIMPREKTLLVRNEIEDRMGQVTALLLPVYFVVAGLKVDLGSMKASDFAELGLILLVAVVGKFGGTYAGARTQGLPSRPAAALGVLMNTRGLTELVILGVGLQLGLLDADLYSLMVVMAVVTTAMTGPLLARVYRKPVEVPAPAGKAEPERVTSSAG; via the coding sequence ATGAGCAGTCATCAGATCACGTTGCTCTTCATCGACCTCGGGCTGATCCTCTTCCTCGCGAGAGCCCTCGGGCATCTCGCGGCCCGGGTGAACCAGCCGGCCGTGGTGGGCGAGATCGTCGCGGGCATCCTGCTGGGACCGACCCTGTTCAACGGGGCGATATCCGATCTGCTGTTCCCGGCGGACATCCGTCCGCTGCTCACGGGCATGGCGGACGTCGGCGTGGCACTGTTCATGTTCACGGTCGGCATGGAGCTGGACCGTGCCACGCTGCGGGGCAGGAGCCGGGTCACCGGCGGAGCGGCCACCGGCTCCACGGTGATCCCGTTCCTGCTCGGCATCGGGCTCGCCTTCTACCTGATGCGCACCCACGAGGTCACGAACACGGCCGCGTTCGTCGTGTTCATCGGCCTCTCCGTCTCGGTGACCGCCTTCCCGGTGCTCGCCCGGATCCTCACCGAACGGGCGCTCAGCAGGACGACGATCGGCGGCATCGCCCTGGCCACGGCCGCCTCCGTGGACGTCGTCGCCTGGACCGCCCTCGCCGCGGTCCAGGCGTCGGTCGGCAGCGGGGGCGAGCACTGGCGGGTGGCGCTCGCCGTGCCGTACGTCCTCGTCACCCTGTTCGTGGTGCGGCCGCTGCTGCGCCGCGTCTTCGTCAGGAACGGCGAGGCGGTGCCCTTCGCGCCCTGGCACGTCGCCCTGGTCCTCATCGGCGTGCTGCTCTCGGCGGCGGCCACCGAGGCGATGGGCATGCACTTCATCTTCGGCGCCTTCCTCTTCGGCACGATCATGCCGAGGGAGAAGACCCTCCTCGTGCGCAACGAGATCGAGGACCGGATGGGGCAGGTCACCGCCCTGCTGCTGCCCGTCTACTTCGTGGTGGCCGGGCTCAAGGTCGACCTCGGCTCCATGAAGGCGTCCGACTTCGCCGAGCTGGGCCTCATCCTGCTCGTCGCGGTGGTCGGCAAGTTCGGCGGCACCTATGCGGGCGCCCGCACCCAGGGGCTGCCGTCACGGCCGGCGGCGGCGCTCGGCGTCCTGATGAACACCCGAGGGCTCACCGAACTGGTGATCCTCGGCGTCGGACTCCAACTCGGCCTGCTCGACGCCGACCTGTACTCGCTGATGGTCGTCATGGCGGTGGTCACCACGGCCATGACCGGCCCGCTGCTCGCCCGCGTCTACCGCAAACCGGTCGAGGTCCCCGCCCCGGCGGGCAAGGCGGAACCCGAACGCGTGACCTCGTCGGCCGGATAG
- a CDS encoding AAA family ATPase yields MRLIGRDRELTELTDLLHACARGDGGGVAMIGGAMGCGKTELLTAVKGAARDGGFTVLDAVGSWPERLSPGSVLQQLLRSAGAPGPAAALLDRLRGTCDDVAAGAGDTPLTLDPDTTDVLHGLCAEVLRSAQDAPVLLCVDDVQFTDYLTLHWLFHLIRQLRGARVVLALTECPLSRPAHPQLHAELLRQPRYRSVSLGPLSLTDTTALLAQHRGAPPDPVFAERCHRVSGGNPLLVRALLEDSRQASDPGTVVVGDTYGDTLLSCLHRGRPALLRLARALAALDGDIHAPALLARLTGLEPGTVVRGTRELAAAGFLDGIRLRHPVAAQAVLEGLSAPERATLHRHAALMCYEEGVAATRTARHLRNCDDDGSLTWAVPVLRDAAERHLNGNRVAEAHSCLEAALRLGSDDGERVGLRALLASTAWMLNPSISTPHLGELAIALSDGRLPARHTLMLAKYLLWHGRFDEAVGAVAQLDDTDELSDPGYAAEVRATWKLLSVTYPVVQPPPPLGSTAAGDPRLLGVTALSKVLARGPDDAAVADAESALRAMRLGKHTQEWLMCAVAALSFADRPEAAARWCDHWLEEARARKVPLWAAEFASLRAGIALRQGDLSHARMLSEAALAQVPADSWGVCIGGPLANLVQAATAAGDFGAAAEYVAQPVPEGMYSSRFGLYYLHARGCYHLETGRPYAALDDFSRCGELMTEWGLDQPTLVPWRSSAARAHLALSDLRSARELAHQQLALAGERPSRARGISLRVCAAVAEEGRRGRLLEEAVEILRACGDRFQLAGALGELSDEYGACGQAARGLAALKESERLRRECGVGRPAPVVHGTAGVAEPDGAAFALLSWAERRVVALAAHGRTNREIAGALTVTVSTVEQHLTKAFRKLGIRTRKELPRTYFLGAAAR; encoded by the coding sequence ATGCGGCTGATAGGCCGGGACCGCGAACTGACCGAACTGACCGACCTCCTCCACGCCTGCGCCCGCGGCGACGGCGGCGGCGTCGCGATGATCGGCGGCGCCATGGGATGCGGCAAGACGGAACTCCTGACGGCGGTGAAGGGCGCCGCGCGGGACGGGGGCTTCACCGTCCTGGACGCCGTGGGCTCCTGGCCCGAGCGGCTGTCCCCGGGCAGCGTCCTCCAGCAGCTGCTGCGCTCGGCCGGGGCCCCCGGCCCGGCCGCCGCCCTGCTCGACCGGCTCCGCGGCACCTGCGACGACGTGGCCGCCGGAGCCGGCGACACCCCGCTCACCCTGGACCCCGACACCACCGACGTCCTGCACGGGCTCTGCGCCGAGGTGCTCCGCTCCGCCCAGGACGCGCCCGTGCTGCTGTGCGTCGACGACGTGCAGTTCACCGACTACCTGACCCTGCACTGGCTGTTCCACCTGATCCGGCAACTGCGCGGCGCCCGGGTGGTGCTGGCGCTCACCGAGTGCCCGCTCTCCCGACCGGCGCACCCGCAGCTCCACGCCGAGCTGCTGCGCCAGCCCCGCTACCGCAGCGTCAGCCTCGGCCCGCTCTCGCTGACCGACACCACCGCGCTGCTCGCCCAGCACCGCGGCGCCCCGCCGGACCCGGTCTTCGCGGAACGCTGCCACCGGGTCAGCGGCGGTAACCCGCTGCTGGTCCGGGCCCTGCTGGAGGACTCCCGGCAGGCGTCCGACCCGGGCACCGTCGTCGTCGGCGACACCTACGGCGACACCCTGCTGAGCTGTCTGCACCGGGGCCGTCCCGCACTGCTGCGGCTCGCCCGCGCCCTCGCGGCCCTCGACGGCGACATCCACGCCCCCGCGCTGCTGGCCCGTCTCACCGGCCTGGAGCCGGGCACCGTGGTCCGCGGCACCCGGGAACTGGCCGCCGCCGGCTTCCTCGACGGGATACGCCTGCGCCACCCCGTGGCCGCCCAGGCGGTGCTCGAAGGACTGAGCGCCCCGGAGCGCGCCACGCTCCACCGGCACGCCGCCCTGATGTGCTACGAGGAGGGCGTCGCCGCCACCCGCACCGCCCGGCACCTGCGCAACTGCGACGACGACGGCTCGCTGACCTGGGCCGTACCCGTGCTGCGCGACGCGGCCGAGCGCCATCTCAACGGCAACCGGGTCGCCGAGGCCCACTCGTGCCTGGAAGCCGCCCTGCGCCTCGGCAGCGACGACGGCGAACGGGTCGGCCTGCGGGCCCTGCTGGCCTCGACCGCCTGGATGCTCAACCCGTCCATCAGCACACCCCACCTGGGCGAGCTGGCCATCGCCCTGAGCGACGGCCGGCTGCCCGCCCGGCACACCCTGATGCTCGCCAAGTACCTGCTGTGGCACGGCAGGTTCGACGAGGCGGTGGGCGCGGTCGCCCAGCTCGACGACACCGACGAGCTGAGCGACCCCGGGTACGCGGCCGAGGTGCGCGCCACCTGGAAGCTGCTGTCGGTCACCTACCCCGTCGTGCAGCCCCCGCCGCCGCTCGGCTCCACCGCGGCCGGCGATCCGCGCCTGCTGGGCGTCACCGCGCTGTCGAAGGTGCTGGCGCGGGGGCCCGACGACGCGGCGGTCGCCGACGCCGAGAGCGCCCTGCGCGCCATGCGCCTCGGCAAGCACACCCAGGAGTGGCTGATGTGCGCGGTGGCCGCCCTGTCGTTCGCCGACCGGCCGGAGGCCGCCGCCCGCTGGTGCGACCACTGGCTGGAGGAGGCGCGGGCCCGCAAGGTGCCGCTGTGGGCGGCCGAGTTCGCCTCGCTGCGGGCGGGCATCGCGCTGCGGCAGGGCGACCTGTCGCACGCCCGGATGCTGTCCGAGGCGGCCCTCGCCCAGGTCCCGGCCGACAGCTGGGGCGTGTGCATCGGCGGCCCGCTGGCCAACCTGGTCCAGGCGGCCACCGCCGCCGGGGACTTCGGCGCCGCCGCGGAGTACGTCGCCCAGCCGGTGCCCGAGGGCATGTACTCCAGCCGCTTCGGGCTCTACTACCTCCACGCCAGGGGCTGCTACCACCTGGAGACGGGCCGCCCGTACGCCGCGCTCGACGACTTCAGCCGCTGCGGCGAGCTGATGACCGAGTGGGGCCTGGACCAGCCGACGCTGGTGCCCTGGCGCAGCAGCGCCGCGCGCGCCCACCTGGCCCTGTCCGACCTCCGCTCCGCCCGTGAACTCGCCCACCAGCAGCTCGCGCTCGCGGGCGAGCGCCCCTCCCGGGCGCGCGGCATCTCGCTGCGGGTCTGCGCGGCGGTCGCCGAGGAGGGCCGGCGCGGACGGCTGCTGGAGGAGGCCGTGGAGATCCTCCGCGCCTGCGGCGACCGCTTCCAGCTCGCCGGGGCGCTCGGCGAACTCTCCGACGAGTACGGCGCGTGCGGCCAGGCCGCCCGGGGGCTCGCCGCCCTCAAGGAGTCCGAGCGCCTGCGGCGCGAGTGCGGGGTCGGCAGGCCCGCCCCGGTGGTCCACGGCACGGCGGGGGTCGCCGAGCCGGACGGCGCGGCGTTCGCCCTGCTGAGCTGGGCCGAGCGCCGGGTGGTGGCGCTCGCCGCGCACGGCAGGACCAACCGGGAGATCGCGGGGGCCCTGACCGTCACCGTGAGCACGGTGGAGCAGCACCTCACGAAGGCCTTCCGGAAGCTCGGCATCCGCACGCGGAAGGAACTGCCGAGGACCTACTTCCTGGGAGCGGCAGCGAGATGA
- a CDS encoding DUF418 domain-containing protein gives MPDREGPARPARAGHHPSEDSMATRRTENTPVRRRGVTAAERSPAPDIARGFMLLLIALAHAPMYVTGSDPGPVTHPQGGDALDRTVTFLGLDLVDNRAYPMFAALFGYGMAMLVMRQRAAGTSAKASGRLLRKRGLFLVLFGFAHFVFVFPADILAPYGVAALLFGWLLTRGDRALGKGVVISAAVGAVTAVLLSVAVAVEQTEDAAAVRGTVWADDYVSALGERLAQVPFASLHILLGWPIPAAILVGAWAARKRYLDDPGAHRALLRRVAVWGGTVSVLGGVPLALVGAGTWRAGDLATGLVTGLHVVTGFCGGLAYAAVFGLLVARTRDRGLEPGPVSRALAAVGRRSLTCYLLQSALLALVLARVAFGLGDHIHATGAAAVAVGVWLTVVAVAVALERAGRQGPLDALMRRLVYGGGRTAPAPAPAGEPVSRSAPGTGAAS, from the coding sequence ATGCCCGACCGTGAGGGCCCGGCCCGGCCGGCCCGGGCCGGACACCACCCCTCGGAGGACTCCATGGCGACCCGCAGGACTGAGAACACGCCGGTCAGACGCCGGGGGGTGACCGCCGCCGAGCGCTCCCCGGCCCCCGACATCGCGCGCGGCTTCATGCTGCTGCTCATCGCCCTGGCGCACGCGCCGATGTACGTGACGGGCAGCGACCCGGGCCCGGTGACCCACCCCCAGGGCGGTGACGCGCTCGACCGCACCGTCACCTTCCTCGGGCTGGACCTCGTCGACAACCGCGCCTACCCGATGTTCGCCGCGCTCTTCGGCTACGGCATGGCGATGCTCGTCATGCGGCAGCGCGCCGCGGGCACCTCCGCGAAGGCGTCCGGCCGGCTGCTGCGCAAGCGCGGCCTCTTCCTGGTGCTGTTCGGCTTCGCGCACTTCGTGTTCGTCTTCCCCGCCGACATCCTCGCGCCCTACGGGGTCGCCGCGCTGCTGTTCGGCTGGCTGCTCACCCGGGGCGACCGGGCGCTGGGCAAGGGCGTCGTGATCAGCGCGGCCGTGGGCGCGGTCACCGCCGTCCTGCTGTCGGTCGCCGTGGCGGTGGAGCAGACCGAGGACGCGGCGGCCGTGCGCGGCACGGTGTGGGCCGACGACTACGTCTCCGCGCTCGGCGAGCGCCTCGCCCAGGTGCCGTTCGCCTCGCTGCACATCCTGCTCGGCTGGCCGATCCCGGCCGCGATCCTGGTCGGCGCCTGGGCCGCGCGCAAGCGCTACCTCGACGACCCCGGCGCGCACCGGGCGCTGCTGCGGCGGGTCGCGGTGTGGGGCGGCACGGTCTCCGTGCTCGGCGGCGTGCCGCTCGCCCTCGTCGGCGCGGGCACCTGGCGGGCCGGCGACCTGGCGACCGGCCTCGTCACCGGCCTGCACGTGGTCACCGGCTTCTGCGGCGGCCTCGCCTACGCGGCCGTGTTCGGGCTGCTCGTGGCGCGGACGCGGGACCGGGGGCTGGAGCCCGGGCCGGTGAGCCGCGCCCTCGCGGCCGTGGGCCGGCGCTCCCTGACGTGCTATCTGCTCCAGTCCGCGCTGCTCGCCCTGGTCCTCGCCCGGGTCGCCTTCGGACTGGGCGACCACATCCACGCCACCGGCGCCGCGGCCGTCGCCGTCGGGGTCTGGCTGACGGTGGTGGCCGTCGCCGTCGCGCTGGAGCGCGCCGGACGCCAGGGCCCGCTGGACGCGCTGATGCGCCGGCTGGTCTACGGCGGCGGGCGGACCGCGCCAGCGCCCGCGCCGGCCGGCGAGCCGGTGTCACGGTCCGCGCCCGGGACGGGGGCCGCCTCGTGA